CGTTCTAATTGTTAATGAGATGCTTGACTCCATATGAATAATTTGTTTTGGATAATTGGATCTACCTACGGACACTCTCACGAAATCATCAAAGGGGTCAAAATTTTGACAaatgatgaaaaaaatttaaattcatggAAGTCATATTGAATAGGGCATTGCTCGCACCActctttttattataaattaaggcatatttgatttaaataaacttaaattaatgaaaaaattattcaaaacaCATTGGTTAAGATATTTTTGTCTTGAATTGTTTTATGGGGTTTAAATGGCGCAATTCAATTTGAAGTTGTACTAGTAGAATTTCCTTGATTTACTTCGCATATTCAATGAAGTCATTAGATAATTACCGAAGTAGACGCACGTGAAGTAATAGGGTACCATTTTACTTCGCATTATAACCGAAGTCGTATCCAAGAAATTAGTGAAATCTTTGGCCGGTTCAATGAGGGAAAATTGGTCCGGAATTAGACCGATGCCGAAGTAAAACAACGTCTTTTACTTCATCGATTTCGTAAAGTGCAGAAGTAATAGCTTATATATAACTACATTGTTTACATTGATTGACGAAGTAAATGCTATGTATAACTTCACAGGTTTTGTATTTTAGTGAAGTAATTGATGCGAACGACTTCGTTGTTATAGAACTATGATGAAGTAAATATATTCTATAACTTcgccatatttttatttgttgaagtatttgGTATTTTTTCACTGCACAATTTACATTTATTGGCGAAGTAATCGATTTAAAAGACttcattttttttgtattatagTGAAGTAATTAATAAAGAACGACTTCACAATTATTGAGTTGTGGTGAATTAAATTCTTTCTTTAACTTCAACACAATTTTAATATGAcgaattattttgtattttattatttcatcttTTAGTTTAGCGttgaaataaataatcatattttattgcaacacaattttaatttaatgaagtAATTCTTGATCAACACCACACTAATTTAATAAAGTAGTGAAGTAAAAACATAATTTTCActttatcaaaataatttaaaatatacaataATATCACTATACACACACAGACATATAACTTAAATACATTCATTTGATtcataaattatccatctaaaaatgatgaaaatccACGAATCGACAAATATATATTCACAAATCCACAAGTATAACCCAAAAATGTATCCACAAGTATATCCACAAAACCAAAAGTGTATATCATCCACAAGTATATCCTAAAATACACAATGACGCACATGATCCATTTAAGCACCTTCATAAGAGTAGACGAATTTTCTTCATTCACTTCTGACTTCATCATATTGAGAATTGTAATATTGGTTCTTGATTGATCGTGAAAACTGAAATGTAAAAAGTACAAGATGCATTAGATTAATAAGATCATTCATtccaaaaaaaatgaaaatatccaCAAATGAGAATGTATTATTCGGAGCCAGTTTCATGATATATTTCAGCTTAATTTTTAGGAGATTCCAAACTTCAATCGACACAGTAATTCTAGATTCTGAAATCAAGACACTGAAATCTATATATTAATTCCAGCTTCTAAAGGCAAATCTTTGTAAAGTTTATAACAAGAAACTGATATCAACAAAGAAACAACAAAAGTGGGCATATATCATACACACCAGTGTCACAAATAAAGACCAAATCATATGCATATAAACAACAAAACTAATCATATCGTAAACTACAAAATAAAGGGTAAAACAACATATCAATTATCATAAAGTGCATACTACCATACGCATAAATATCCCAATGGAAACAAATTATCCCAGCCATTAATTCTAATAGCACAAATTCCggaattaataattatataggTTTCATGTGCACATATCCCAATGACAGCAGTTTATCTCAATAGTAAACCAGAGCATATCATAAATAAGAAACTTACCATCTTCTCCAACTGTGGATTTTCAGATTCAACTATCTCTTTCATGCACCTCATACACAATATCCACATTCAATAGAATCACTTTGTTTTAGATTACCCTATATATAATGAAACTGAAAAGTTAATGCAACAATCACAATCCAAATAATAAGAACTATCCATTCATGTCTTCAtacatacgcacaattcataccgtcaattgtttaaaacatgacctttgagaaataccctTCGAGGCATTGTACATTTTGACCTCACtacattataaaaattaattttttttcatatttataagTGAAAGCATTCAAAAGCAACATAATCTACTACTTACTTGGTCACTATAGTTTTCCATGCATCAACTCGGTTTCTTTTAGCCGTAAAGtccaataaatatatcatatttttatcttcattgatgatagtCAAGATCCAATGGTACCtgcaaaaatgaaaataaagcaTTAACTAGTATGTAGTAGAaatcaataaataattaaactttTACCCAGTGTTGTATGGGATAAGGCATATGGTGTCTCTACATACTGCTTCCAACTGGTCAGCAATATGTCGTGATAAGTCGCGACCATCTTTGCCAATTGGGCATGTAGGTATGCTTCCGGGATCCACAAATGAAATATAATCGGCAATGTCTTCTTCTCTCAAATATTTGTAGAGGTGACTGCACTCAAATATTACATAACTTGGTTATAAATGTTTCAAAGTATGGACAAGTTcaacataaaatattaaatatgtaaaaaaCATAGTAAGTTAAACATAACATACTCCATATAAGCCAAAATTTGTCTGGCGCATATCTCTCTCATCTCCATAAAGCGTAAACTATCTTCTCTTAGCAACCGTATGTTTTTCCAAACATAGCACCCTCAAACCCTATGTATATGATCTCCGATTCATTCATCAATCTAATAGCAAGCGAGTAGATATACTTGCATGCCATGGGTAATGTTTTTTCAATatccttgaaaaatcctttaTTATTATCTTCGAATATTCTCAACATCATGGACCAACAAAGCACACATTTGCAACCCACGCACACAGAGTACATCTCACTTTAAGTATAACACTTTTTTTTGTTTCCTTTTTAAATCACAATCCAAGCACACAAAGATCCAacaatatacatacatataacaATTCATGAAATTGCATATTTCCACAACCTGCTTTAAAAACCACTCACGCAAAAATGAATATATAAATTCTAAACAGTACACGTGCATAGCAATAGGGAACAAATTTGTTGAAAGTATTTCTAGTCACGAATTTCATATGCTAGTGTGTGAATTGCATTTTTAGGCTAATTGCATAAGCACTCATTTCTGGCTAAGTGATTGCTCATTCAATGGAGAAATCTTCTAGCCACT
The Primulina tabacum isolate GXHZ01 chromosome 9, ASM2559414v2, whole genome shotgun sequence DNA segment above includes these coding regions:
- the LOC142556469 gene encoding uncharacterized protein LOC142556469, whose product is MEMREICARQILAYMDHLYKYLREEDIADYISFVDPGSIPTCPIGKDGRDLSRHIADQLEAVCRDTICLIPYNTGYHWILTIINEDKNMIYLLDFTAKRNRVDAWKTIVTKVI